One genomic segment of Hymenobacter psoromatis includes these proteins:
- the kdsB gene encoding 3-deoxy-manno-octulosonate cytidylyltransferase, whose product MSALGIIPARYASTRLPGKPLVDLGGQTMIQRVVAQARLAGLARVVVATDDARILDHVRGFGGEAVLTRPDHPSGTDRVWEAFEQLGSPPEVRCIVNIQGDEPFIQPAQIDALVNLFAGGTPPAIATLIKPVLTEEELFSPHLPKVVTNQWGHALYFSRHPLPYQRQHPPAEWLRYYRYYRHLGLYAYRPDVLRQLTRLPPSPLELAESLEQLRWLEAGFTIQTAITELDAFGIDTPEDVLRARKKLGGRTED is encoded by the coding sequence GGCCAAACGATGATTCAGCGCGTGGTAGCGCAGGCCCGGCTGGCGGGCCTGGCGCGAGTAGTAGTGGCCACCGACGATGCCCGCATCCTAGACCACGTGCGCGGTTTCGGGGGCGAGGCGGTGCTCACGCGGCCCGACCATCCCAGCGGTACCGACCGCGTGTGGGAAGCCTTTGAGCAGCTCGGCAGCCCGCCCGAGGTGCGCTGCATCGTGAATATTCAGGGGGATGAGCCCTTTATCCAGCCCGCGCAGATAGATGCATTGGTGAACCTGTTTGCCGGTGGCACGCCGCCAGCTATCGCCACGCTCATCAAGCCGGTGCTTACGGAGGAAGAATTATTTAGCCCACACCTGCCTAAAGTTGTGACCAACCAGTGGGGCCACGCGCTCTATTTCAGTCGCCATCCCCTACCCTACCAGCGCCAGCACCCGCCCGCTGAGTGGCTGCGCTACTACCGCTACTATCGCCACCTGGGCCTCTACGCCTACCGCCCCGACGTGCTGCGCCAGCTCACGCGCCTACCCCCCTCGCCCCTGGAGCTGGCTGAAAGCCTGGAGCAACTGCGCTGGCTAGAAGCCGGCTTTACTATCCAAACCGCTATTACTGAACTGGATGCCTTTGGTATTGATACGCCCGAAGATGTACTACGAGCGCGAAAAAAATTAGGTGGCAGGACTGAGGACTGA
- a CDS encoding energy transducer TonB: protein MLQFLRCSVLLCLVQLATAVTSHGTSLAASISFPSLARPIGVAITGNVLNTKGEPLPSVVVAVKGTPTTTTTNAAGNFFVAVEISDPVLIFTCAGYQAQALTVQARSGLAITLYPIGVAPPSSVQPATGAGLNGVAFADELPTFTGGEAAYGAYLRQNVRYPEKAREQGLPGTVFVNFVVDESGRILDAQVLKGCGNGFDEEALRLVRLMPWWNPGRSLGKIVRSACTLRIRFGVVPEPGN from the coding sequence ATGTTACAATTCTTACGTTGTTCAGTCCTGTTGTGTTTGGTACAGCTGGCCACGGCAGTTACTAGCCACGGCACCAGCCTGGCGGCCAGCATCTCTTTTCCTAGCTTAGCCCGGCCCATAGGTGTTGCCATTACCGGCAACGTACTCAATACCAAGGGTGAGCCCCTGCCTAGCGTTGTGGTAGCGGTGAAAGGTACTCCTACTACCACCACCACGAATGCCGCCGGCAATTTCTTCGTGGCCGTGGAGATTTCCGACCCCGTGCTAATATTCACCTGCGCTGGCTATCAGGCGCAGGCACTAACCGTGCAGGCCCGTAGTGGCCTGGCTATTACGCTTTATCCAATTGGCGTAGCGCCGCCTTCGAGCGTGCAGCCCGCCACCGGTGCTGGCCTCAACGGGGTAGCCTTCGCCGATGAGCTACCCACCTTTACAGGTGGAGAAGCCGCCTACGGGGCCTACTTGCGCCAGAATGTGCGCTACCCCGAAAAAGCCCGCGAGCAGGGCCTGCCCGGCACAGTGTTCGTCAACTTCGTGGTAGACGAGTCGGGGCGCATCCTGGACGCGCAAGTGCTAAAAGGCTGCGGTAATGGCTTCGACGAAGAAGCCCTGCGGTTGGTACGCCTCATGCCCTGGTGGAACCCCGGCCGCTCGCTCGGCAAAATCGTGCGCTCGGCCTGCACGCTCCGCATCCGGTTCGGAGTCGTGCCAGAGCCGGGAAATTAG
- a CDS encoding DUF1622 domain-containing protein — protein MLLLSEMPATIFSRTEEGVVADVQWLKLGVEVVGALIITLGIVVAGGLLVRALLTRRTADFTAIRLTLARYLALALEFQLGADILSTAIAPSWEQIGKLGAIAVIRTALNFFLSKEMEQERKESGNEQQVVDGSRQLAGIVVGKE, from the coding sequence ATGCTGCTGCTGTCGGAAATGCCTGCTACTATTTTTTCACGCACTGAGGAAGGCGTAGTTGCCGACGTGCAGTGGCTTAAGCTAGGCGTAGAGGTAGTGGGCGCGCTCATTATCACGCTGGGCATTGTAGTGGCGGGCGGGCTGCTGGTGCGGGCGCTGCTGACCCGGCGCACGGCCGATTTCACGGCCATCCGACTCACGCTGGCGCGCTACCTAGCCTTGGCGCTGGAGTTTCAACTTGGGGCCGACATCCTATCCACGGCCATCGCACCGAGCTGGGAGCAGATTGGCAAACTCGGGGCCATTGCCGTCATCCGCACGGCGCTCAATTTCTTTCTTTCCAAAGAAATGGAGCAGGAGCGCAAAGAAAGTGGCAACGAGCAGCAGGTAGTGGACGGCTCACGGCAACTAGCCGGAATTGTAGTTGGTAAGGAATAG
- a CDS encoding glycosyltransferase family 2 protein — protein MKIYAICLAKNEVDIIEYCLRYASVWAEKIIVYDNGSTDGTWELVQKLAAENSTIIAWKQDGKPFNNYLRGEAFEAHRHLAQQGDWWCFRLDADELYLQDPRPHLLATLAHYHVVAKESVEYVLTHEDIAEYDFNQLTPVQFDLIRYYMPLYYAEVRFFRHRDRLRWEVGATMPRFMGITSPNLIRVQHYQYRSIPQMKQRVEVRFEARRHGHPNWQKVDERDWRKLLFHRSQACFDKGDNNWHFQGSVNKYLTPWYSYWAKRVLFGLGILP, from the coding sequence ATGAAAATATATGCCATCTGCCTAGCTAAAAACGAAGTTGATATTATTGAATATTGCCTACGCTATGCAAGCGTTTGGGCTGAAAAAATCATTGTTTATGACAATGGTAGTACTGATGGCACTTGGGAATTGGTGCAAAAACTAGCAGCGGAAAATTCTACTATTATCGCTTGGAAACAGGATGGGAAACCCTTTAACAATTATTTACGGGGAGAGGCCTTTGAGGCGCATCGGCATCTGGCACAGCAGGGTGATTGGTGGTGCTTTCGGCTCGATGCTGATGAACTCTACCTGCAAGACCCGCGCCCACACTTATTAGCTACCCTAGCCCACTACCACGTAGTCGCGAAGGAGTCTGTCGAGTACGTACTCACGCACGAAGATATTGCGGAGTATGACTTCAACCAACTTACGCCCGTGCAGTTTGACCTTATCCGTTATTATATGCCTTTATACTACGCTGAGGTACGTTTCTTTCGGCATCGCGACCGGCTGCGGTGGGAAGTAGGCGCTACCATGCCTCGATTCATGGGTATTACTAGTCCTAACCTTATCAGGGTCCAGCATTATCAATACCGTTCTATTCCCCAGATGAAACAGCGTGTGGAGGTGCGTTTTGAAGCCCGCCGCCACGGCCATCCCAACTGGCAGAAAGTTGATGAAAGGGATTGGCGTAAACTACTGTTTCACCGCAGTCAAGCATGCTTTGATAAAGGGGACAACAATTGGCACTTTCAGGGTTCCGTTAATAAGTATTTAACACCGTGGTACAGTTACTGGGCCAAGCGAGTGTTATTTGGCTTGGGTATCTTACCCTAG
- a CDS encoding CCA tRNA nucleotidyltransferase, with protein MTTPTLPALPIFHTIAKAAQELGQPTYVIGGYVRDLALRRPSKDIDVVTVGDGIRLAQAVGQRLPGRGRVTVFKNFGTAMLPTEEAGEIEFVGARRESYRAESRKPEVEAGTLEDDLARRDFTINALGLSLNADDFGALVDRYGGMQDLAAKIIRTPLGPDITFSDDPLRMLRAIRFAAQLNFDIEPDTYEAIARNKERIKIVSQERITVELNKIVESPVPSYGFKLLFQTGLLPLIFPKMALLHGVEKVGAHAHKDNFYHTLQVLDNVAAAGGDLWLRWAAILHDIAKPATKRYDPKVGWTFHGHEDKGARWVPQIFTDLKLPLGEEMRMVQKLVRLHLRPIVLSKDLVTDSAVRRLLFEAGDDIDRLMLLCRADITSKDHQRKARYLQNFDTVEEKLREIEAKDHLRNFKPVITGEVIMATFGLKPSRQVGELKEAILEAILEGEVPNEWEPAYQLLLRRGAALGLSVNQ; from the coding sequence ATGACTACGCCCACGCTACCCGCTCTGCCCATCTTCCATACCATCGCCAAGGCTGCCCAGGAATTGGGCCAGCCGACCTACGTTATTGGCGGCTACGTGCGCGACCTGGCTCTGCGGCGGCCCAGCAAGGATATTGACGTGGTGACGGTGGGCGACGGCATCCGGCTGGCGCAGGCCGTGGGCCAGCGGCTGCCGGGCCGGGGCCGCGTCACGGTTTTCAAGAACTTTGGTACCGCCATGCTGCCCACCGAGGAGGCCGGTGAAATCGAGTTTGTGGGGGCCCGCCGCGAAAGCTACCGCGCCGAAAGCCGCAAGCCCGAAGTCGAGGCCGGCACGCTGGAAGACGACCTGGCCCGCCGCGATTTTACCATCAATGCCTTAGGCCTGAGCCTGAACGCCGACGACTTCGGCGCGCTCGTGGACCGCTACGGCGGGATGCAGGATTTGGCCGCCAAAATCATTCGTACGCCGCTGGGGCCGGATATTACGTTCAGCGACGACCCCTTGCGAATGCTACGCGCCATCCGGTTCGCCGCCCAACTCAACTTCGATATCGAGCCCGACACCTACGAGGCCATTGCTCGCAATAAGGAGCGGATTAAGATTGTGTCACAGGAGCGCATTACAGTAGAGCTGAATAAGATAGTGGAATCGCCGGTGCCGAGCTATGGCTTCAAATTGCTCTTTCAAACCGGCCTGCTACCGCTCATTTTCCCGAAGATGGCGCTGCTGCACGGCGTAGAGAAAGTGGGCGCGCACGCGCACAAAGACAATTTTTACCACACCCTGCAAGTGCTCGACAACGTAGCTGCCGCCGGGGGCGACCTCTGGCTGCGCTGGGCGGCCATTCTGCACGACATCGCCAAGCCTGCTACCAAGCGCTACGACCCCAAAGTGGGCTGGACTTTCCACGGCCACGAGGACAAGGGCGCGCGCTGGGTACCCCAGATTTTTACCGACCTCAAGCTGCCGCTGGGCGAGGAGATGCGCATGGTGCAGAAGCTCGTGCGCCTGCACCTGCGCCCCATCGTGCTGAGTAAAGACCTCGTAACCGACTCGGCAGTAAGGCGTTTGCTCTTCGAGGCCGGCGATGATATCGACCGCCTCATGTTATTATGCCGGGCCGACATCACCAGCAAGGACCACCAGCGCAAAGCCCGCTACCTCCAAAACTTCGACACGGTAGAGGAAAAGCTGCGCGAAATTGAAGCCAAGGACCACTTGCGCAATTTTAAGCCCGTCATCACCGGCGAAGTCATCATGGCAACCTTCGGCCTGAAGCCCTCGCGCCAGGTCGGCGAGCTGAAGGAAGCCATCCTGGAAGCCATTCTGGAGGGCGAAGTGCCCAACGAGTGGGAGCCCGCTTATCAGCTACTGTTGCGCCGCGGTGCGGCCTTGGGACTATCGGTGAATCAGTAA
- a CDS encoding glycoside hydrolase family 28 protein, translated as MLRISSRSWPLVLAALLLSCRAALPPTPAATAAPTPPLVFNVRAYGAVGDGRTDDAPALQRALNACAAAGGGRVLLPTGGTFLAGPIALRSHVELCVESGATLRAYPDPSRYARSAFAADNRGEGSRWISADSLEQVTLCGGGVVDGNAPAFLGPATGDAYAVRRGADNSDMRPHTLTLVGVKGLRIHDLTIGNSAYWTIHLAGCDDVAISDLTVRNDQRVPNSDGIDVDHSRHVRITNCHVESGDDAICLKNRREFAAYGPCEDITVSNCTLSSRSCAFKIGSENMDHIGRVVVDNCLVSGSNRGLGIQNRDEGTVSDVLFSNIIVESSYVSDTWWGKAEPIYITSYPRPDGPGSRRYAPGQTQGRAGAVHDIYFSNIKCRSENGIYVSGDVADRISNIFFDQVDIQLTKTTARPGGLYDRRPAAGPGLVPGATSAFYFDRARDITLRNCSVRWGAGAPVYFAHAVESHAVAGLRLTNLVGESAFPARLKAVQEYAAGK; from the coding sequence ATGCTACGTATTTCTTCGAGAAGCTGGCCGCTGGTACTAGCCGCCCTGCTGCTGAGCTGCCGCGCAGCCCTACCCCCTACTCCTGCCGCTACCGCAGCTCCTACCCCCCCACTGGTCTTCAACGTGCGGGCCTACGGCGCGGTGGGCGACGGCCGCACCGACGATGCGCCCGCCCTGCAGCGCGCCCTCAATGCCTGCGCGGCGGCGGGCGGCGGGCGGGTGCTGCTGCCGACCGGCGGCACGTTCCTGGCTGGGCCAATCGCGCTGCGTTCGCACGTAGAGCTGTGCGTGGAAAGCGGCGCTACCCTGCGCGCCTACCCCGACCCAAGCCGCTACGCGCGCTCGGCCTTCGCCGCCGACAACCGCGGCGAGGGTAGCCGCTGGATTAGCGCCGATAGCCTAGAGCAGGTCACGCTCTGCGGTGGCGGCGTAGTTGACGGCAATGCCCCCGCCTTTTTGGGGCCGGCCACCGGCGACGCCTACGCCGTGCGGCGCGGAGCCGACAACTCCGATATGCGGCCGCACACGCTGACGCTGGTCGGCGTTAAAGGCTTGCGCATCCACGACCTGACCATTGGCAACTCCGCGTACTGGACCATTCACCTGGCGGGCTGCGACGACGTGGCCATTTCCGACCTCACGGTGCGCAACGACCAGCGCGTGCCCAACAGCGACGGCATCGACGTGGACCACAGCCGCCACGTCCGCATCACGAACTGCCACGTGGAGTCGGGCGATGATGCCATTTGCCTTAAAAACCGCCGCGAATTCGCCGCCTACGGGCCCTGCGAGGACATTACGGTGAGCAACTGCACGCTCAGCTCGCGCTCCTGCGCCTTCAAAATTGGCTCTGAGAATATGGACCACATCGGCCGGGTGGTGGTGGATAATTGCCTTGTGAGCGGCAGCAACCGCGGACTGGGTATCCAGAACCGCGATGAGGGCACGGTATCGGACGTGCTTTTTTCCAATATCATCGTCGAGTCGAGCTACGTTTCTGATACCTGGTGGGGCAAGGCCGAGCCGATTTATATCACCTCCTACCCCCGCCCCGATGGGCCAGGCAGCCGCCGCTACGCCCCCGGCCAAACCCAGGGCCGGGCGGGCGCGGTGCACGATATTTACTTCAGTAACATCAAGTGCCGCAGTGAGAATGGCATTTACGTGAGTGGCGACGTGGCCGATAGAATATCGAATATCTTCTTCGACCAAGTGGATATCCAGCTCACCAAAACCACCGCCCGGCCGGGCGGCTTGTACGACCGCCGCCCCGCCGCCGGGCCTGGCCTGGTGCCGGGCGCTACCTCGGCCTTCTACTTTGACCGCGCCCGCGACATCACGCTGCGCAACTGCTCGGTGCGCTGGGGCGCGGGGGCACCCGTCTACTTCGCCCACGCCGTAGAAAGCCACGCCGTGGCGGGCCTGCGGCTGACGAATTTGGTGGGCGAATCGGCCTTTCCAGCGAGGTTGAAGGCTGTGCAGGAATACGCAGCTGGCAAGTAA
- a CDS encoding L-threonylcarbamoyladenylate synthase, with the protein MNFFRQEVDAAVDMLLTQQVILYPTDTVWGLGCDAEVPRAVEKLYQLKGRPAGQPSIVLVADLAMLARYVATVPAGLEAALAAQTRPTTYLLPASRAVAPGLVAPDGTVGLRVAQDEFCHRVVRRLGHGLVSTSANKAGQPTPAIFAEVDPAIVRGVNYVVNWRQDDQTRVLPSRVVRLGAGGALEVVRE; encoded by the coding sequence ATGAATTTCTTTCGCCAGGAAGTAGATGCCGCCGTTGATATGCTGCTCACGCAGCAGGTTATTCTTTACCCCACCGATACCGTGTGGGGCTTGGGCTGCGATGCCGAAGTGCCCCGCGCCGTTGAAAAGCTGTACCAGCTCAAAGGCCGCCCCGCGGGCCAGCCCAGCATTGTGCTGGTAGCCGACCTGGCCATGCTGGCCCGCTACGTTGCCACCGTGCCCGCCGGGCTAGAGGCCGCTCTGGCCGCGCAAACGCGCCCCACTACCTACCTGCTGCCCGCCAGCCGGGCCGTAGCCCCCGGCTTGGTCGCGCCCGATGGCACCGTGGGCCTGCGCGTGGCGCAGGACGAATTTTGCCACCGCGTGGTGCGCCGCCTGGGCCACGGCCTGGTTAGCACCTCGGCCAATAAGGCCGGGCAGCCTACCCCCGCCATTTTTGCCGAAGTAGACCCGGCCATCGTACGTGGGGTTAACTACGTAGTAAACTGGCGCCAAGACGACCAAACCCGTGTGTTGCCCTCGCGGGTAGTGCGCCTGGGAGCCGGCGGCGCGCTGGAAGTAGTACGGGAGTAG
- the mce gene encoding methylmalonyl-CoA epimerase produces the protein MLTNLEHLGLAVHDLAAATDLYTRLLGQEPYKTEHIASEAVDTVFFRVGGSKIELLAGTSSDSAITKFLDKKPEGIHHVAFEVADIAAEMARLRTEGFVLLSETPKRGADNKLVCFVHPKSAGGVLVELCQEIKN, from the coding sequence ATGCTCACCAATCTCGAACACCTGGGCCTGGCCGTGCACGACCTGGCCGCCGCCACCGACCTCTACACCCGCCTGCTGGGCCAGGAGCCCTATAAAACCGAGCACATTGCCAGTGAGGCCGTAGATACGGTCTTTTTTCGGGTTGGCGGCTCTAAAATCGAGTTGCTGGCCGGCACCAGCTCCGATAGTGCCATCACGAAGTTCTTGGACAAAAAGCCCGAAGGCATTCACCACGTCGCCTTCGAAGTAGCTGATATCGCCGCTGAAATGGCGCGCCTGCGTACCGAAGGATTTGTGTTATTAAGTGAAACGCCCAAGCGCGGGGCCGATAACAAGCTGGTCTGCTTTGTGCACCCCAAAAGTGCGGGCGGTGTACTGGTAGAATTATGCCAGGAGATAAAAAATTGA
- a CDS encoding IscS subfamily cysteine desulfurase, whose amino-acid sequence MLKLPIYLDNNATTPLDPRVLEAMMPYLTDVFGNAASRNHPFGWAAEEGVDYAREQIAQLINCDPKEIIFTSGATEGDNLGIKGVFEMYSQRGNHIITTTTEHKAVLDTCKHIEKLGGKVTYLPVNEQGLISLLELEAAMTPQTILVTIMYGNNETGTIQPIREIAAIAHKHGALFMSDGTQAVGKIPVDVQADGIDLMAFTAHKMYGPKGVGALYVRRKNPRVKVTAQMDGGGHERGMRSGTLNVPGIVGFGKACELARLEMAADAERLSKLRDHLEQSLLPLEESYVNGSVEHRLPHVTNISFKYVEGEGLMMGVKDLAVSSGSACTSASLEPSYVLKALGLSDDLAHSSLRFGLSRFTTQEQIDYAINHVKEAVTKLREMSPLWEMHKEGVDLSTIEWAEH is encoded by the coding sequence ATGCTTAAGCTACCTATCTATTTGGACAATAACGCCACTACGCCGCTCGACCCGCGCGTGCTGGAGGCCATGATGCCCTACCTGACCGACGTATTCGGCAACGCTGCCTCGCGCAACCACCCCTTCGGGTGGGCCGCTGAAGAGGGTGTAGACTATGCCCGCGAGCAAATAGCGCAGCTTATTAATTGCGACCCCAAGGAGATTATCTTCACCAGCGGCGCTACCGAAGGTGATAATCTGGGTATCAAAGGAGTGTTTGAGATGTACAGCCAGCGTGGCAATCACATCATCACCACTACCACCGAGCACAAGGCGGTGCTCGACACCTGCAAGCACATCGAGAAGCTCGGTGGCAAGGTGACTTACCTGCCTGTAAATGAGCAGGGTCTCATTAGCCTCTTGGAGTTGGAAGCCGCCATGACGCCCCAGACCATTCTGGTCACCATCATGTATGGCAACAACGAGACGGGCACCATCCAGCCCATCCGCGAAATCGCCGCCATTGCCCACAAGCACGGCGCGCTATTCATGAGCGACGGCACCCAGGCCGTGGGCAAGATTCCGGTGGACGTGCAGGCCGATGGCATTGACCTGATGGCCTTTACGGCCCACAAGATGTACGGCCCCAAGGGGGTAGGTGCCCTATATGTGCGGCGCAAAAACCCGCGCGTAAAAGTGACCGCCCAAATGGACGGCGGTGGTCACGAGCGCGGCATGCGCTCGGGTACGCTCAACGTGCCCGGCATTGTGGGCTTCGGCAAAGCTTGCGAACTGGCTCGCCTCGAAATGGCCGCCGATGCTGAGCGCCTGAGTAAGCTGCGCGACCACTTGGAGCAGTCGCTGCTGCCCCTCGAAGAAAGCTACGTGAATGGCTCGGTAGAGCACCGCCTACCCCATGTCACCAACATCAGCTTCAAATACGTGGAGGGTGAGGGCTTGATGATGGGCGTGAAAGACCTGGCTGTATCGTCGGGCTCGGCCTGCACCAGCGCTTCGTTGGAGCCCAGCTACGTGCTCAAGGCCCTGGGCCTGAGCGATGACTTGGCCCACAGCAGCCTGCGCTTTGGCCTCAGCCGCTTCACTACCCAGGAGCAAATCGACTACGCCATCAACCACGTGAAAGAGGCGGTAACCAAGCTCCGCGAAATGTCGCCGCTCTGGGAGATGCACAAGGAGGGCGTGGACCTTAGCACCATCGAGTGGGCGGAACACTAA
- the iscU gene encoding Fe-S cluster assembly scaffold IscU, with translation MAYSDKVIDHYSNPRNVGTLDKSKKTVGTGLVGAPECGDVMRLQIEVDEATNTITDAKFKTFGCGSAIASSSLATEWLKGKTVDEALAIDNMEIVEELALPPVKIHCSVLAEDAIKMAINDYRVKNGMPALELEKSHH, from the coding sequence ATGGCTTACTCCGATAAGGTAATCGACCACTACAGTAACCCCCGCAACGTGGGCACGCTGGATAAAAGCAAGAAAACAGTAGGTACCGGCCTCGTTGGCGCTCCCGAGTGCGGCGACGTGATGCGCTTGCAGATTGAGGTGGATGAGGCCACCAATACCATTACCGATGCCAAGTTCAAGACCTTCGGCTGCGGCTCAGCTATCGCTTCGTCGTCGCTGGCGACGGAGTGGCTGAAAGGCAAAACAGTGGATGAGGCCCTGGCCATCGACAATATGGAGATTGTGGAAGAGTTGGCCCTGCCGCCCGTTAAGATTCACTGCTCGGTGCTGGCCGAAGACGCCATTAAAATGGCTATCAACGACTACCGCGTGAAAAACGGCATGCCAGCCTTGGAGCTGGAAAAGTCGCATCACTAG
- a CDS encoding HesB/IscA family protein yields MITVSDKAKEKVEHLMRDSQLDATYRLRASVAGGGCSGLSYKLDFDNETRPMDQEFEDKGVRVVVDMKSFLYLAGTELDFSDGLNGKGFQFHNPNASRSCGCGESFSV; encoded by the coding sequence ATGATAACCGTTTCGGATAAAGCCAAGGAAAAAGTGGAGCACCTGATGCGCGACTCGCAGCTTGATGCTACCTACCGCCTGCGCGCCTCGGTAGCCGGTGGTGGCTGCTCGGGCCTGAGCTACAAGCTGGACTTCGACAATGAAACCCGGCCAATGGACCAGGAATTTGAGGATAAAGGCGTGCGCGTAGTGGTCGATATGAAAAGCTTCCTCTACCTGGCCGGCACCGAGCTGGACTTCTCAGATGGCCTGAATGGCAAGGGCTTCCAGTTTCATAATCCGAACGCCTCGCGCTCTTGCGGCTGCGGCGAGAGCTTCTCCGTGTAA